From one Orcinus orca chromosome 10, mOrcOrc1.1, whole genome shotgun sequence genomic stretch:
- the DXO gene encoding decapping and exoribonuclease protein isoform X1, whose amino-acid sequence MESRGTKRGAEKIEEAEPWNKLLLPASSLPTDPALYVGPFPFYRRPSELGCFSLDAQRQYHGDARALRYYCPPPTNGQSPNFDLRDGYPDRYRPRDEEVQERLDHLLCWVLEHRGRLEGGPGWLAGAIVTWRGHLTKLLTTPYERQEGWQLAASRFQGTLYLSEVETPAARVQRLTRPPVLQELMYMGYKFEQYMCADKPGGSTDPSGEVNTNVAFCSVLRSRLGNHPLLFSGEVDCIDPQAPTTQPPTCYVELKTSKEMHSPGQRKSFYRRKLLKWWAQSFLPGVPNVVAGFRNPEGFVCSLKTFRTMEMFEYVRNDRDGWNPSVCMNFCAAFLSFAQNTVVQDDPRLVYLFSWEPGSPVTVSEHRDAPHAFLPTWYVEAMTQDLLSPPKTPSPKD is encoded by the exons ATGGAGTCCAGAGGGACTAAGAGAGGAGCCGAAAAGATAGAGGAAGCCGAGCCTTGGAACAAGCTCCTCCTCCCAGCGTCCTCACTGCCCACAGACCCTGCCCTCTACGTTGGACCATTTCCTTTCTACCGGCGCCCTTCTGAACTGGGCTGCTTTTCCCTGGATGCACAACGCCAGTACCATGGAGATGCTCGAGCCTTGCGGTACTACTGCCCACCTCCCACTAATGGTCAAAGCCCCAACTTTGACCTCAGAGACGGATACCCTGATCGATACAGGCCCCGGGATGAAGAGGTCCAAGAGAGGCTGGACCACCTGTTATGCTGGGTCCTGGAGCACCGAGGCCGGCTAGAGGG GGGTCCAGGCTGGCTGGCAGGGGCCATAGTGACGTGGCGGGGGCACCTGACAAAGTTGCTGACGACACCATATGAGCGGCAGGAAGGCTGGCAGCTGGCGGCCTCCCGCTTCCAGGGGACACTGTACTTGAGTGAGGTGGAGACGCCGGCTGCTCGGGTTCAGAGGCTCACCCGGCCACCCGTCCTCCAGGAGCTTATGTACATGGGGTACAAGTTCGAGCAGTACATGTGTGCAG ACAAACCTGGAGGCTCCACAGATCCCTCTGGGGAGGTCAACACCAACGTGGCCTTCTGCTCTGTGCTACGCAGCCGCCTGGGAAACCATCCTCTGCTCTTCTCCGGGGAGGTAGACTGCATAGACCCCCAGGCCCCAACCACACAGCCCCCCACCTGCTATGTGGAGCTCAAGACCTCCAAGGAGATGCACAGCCCTGGCCAACGGAAGAGCTTCTACAG ACGGAAGCTCCTGAAATGGTGGGCTCAGTCATTCCTTCCGGGGGTCCCAAATGTTGTTGCTGGCTTCCGTAACCCAGAGGGTTTTGTCTGTTCCCTCAAGACCTTTCGTACCATGGAGATGTTTGAATACGTCAGG AATGACCGTGATGGCTGGAATCCCTCCGTGTGCATGAACTTCTGTGCTGCCTTCCTTAGCTTTGCCCAGAACACAGTCGTCCAGGATGACCCCAG GCTCGTCTACCTCTTCTCCTGGGAGCCTGGCAGCCCAGTCACAGTGTCTGAACATCGAGATGCACCCCACGCCTTCCTGCCTACATGGTACGTGGAAGCCATGACCCAGGACCTCCTGTCACCCCCCAAGACACCCTCCCCCAAGGACTGA
- the DXO gene encoding decapping and exoribonuclease protein isoform X2, translating into MESRGTKRGAEKIEEAEPWNKLLLPASSLPTDPALYVGPFPFYRRPSELGCFSLDAQRQYHGDARALRYYCPPPTNGQSPNFDLRDGYPDRYRPRDEEVQERLDHLLCWVLEHRGRLEGGPGWLAGAIVTWRGHLTKLLTTPYERQEGWQLAASRFQGTLYLSEVETPAARVQRLTRPPVLQELMYMGYKFEQYMCADKPGGSTDPSGEVNTNVAFCSVLRSRLGNHPLLFSGEVDCIDPQAPTTQPPTCYVELKTSKEMHSPGQRKSFYRRKLLKWWAQSFLPGVPNVVAGFRNPEGFVCSLKTFRTMEMFEYVRARLPLLLGAWQPSHSV; encoded by the exons ATGGAGTCCAGAGGGACTAAGAGAGGAGCCGAAAAGATAGAGGAAGCCGAGCCTTGGAACAAGCTCCTCCTCCCAGCGTCCTCACTGCCCACAGACCCTGCCCTCTACGTTGGACCATTTCCTTTCTACCGGCGCCCTTCTGAACTGGGCTGCTTTTCCCTGGATGCACAACGCCAGTACCATGGAGATGCTCGAGCCTTGCGGTACTACTGCCCACCTCCCACTAATGGTCAAAGCCCCAACTTTGACCTCAGAGACGGATACCCTGATCGATACAGGCCCCGGGATGAAGAGGTCCAAGAGAGGCTGGACCACCTGTTATGCTGGGTCCTGGAGCACCGAGGCCGGCTAGAGGG GGGTCCAGGCTGGCTGGCAGGGGCCATAGTGACGTGGCGGGGGCACCTGACAAAGTTGCTGACGACACCATATGAGCGGCAGGAAGGCTGGCAGCTGGCGGCCTCCCGCTTCCAGGGGACACTGTACTTGAGTGAGGTGGAGACGCCGGCTGCTCGGGTTCAGAGGCTCACCCGGCCACCCGTCCTCCAGGAGCTTATGTACATGGGGTACAAGTTCGAGCAGTACATGTGTGCAG ACAAACCTGGAGGCTCCACAGATCCCTCTGGGGAGGTCAACACCAACGTGGCCTTCTGCTCTGTGCTACGCAGCCGCCTGGGAAACCATCCTCTGCTCTTCTCCGGGGAGGTAGACTGCATAGACCCCCAGGCCCCAACCACACAGCCCCCCACCTGCTATGTGGAGCTCAAGACCTCCAAGGAGATGCACAGCCCTGGCCAACGGAAGAGCTTCTACAG ACGGAAGCTCCTGAAATGGTGGGCTCAGTCATTCCTTCCGGGGGTCCCAAATGTTGTTGCTGGCTTCCGTAACCCAGAGGGTTTTGTCTGTTCCCTCAAGACCTTTCGTACCATGGAGATGTTTGAATACGTCAGG GCTCGTCTACCTCTTCTCCTGGGAGCCTGGCAGCCCAGTCACAGTGTCTGA